The following proteins are co-located in the Candidatus Binataceae bacterium genome:
- a CDS encoding beta-ketoacyl synthase N-terminal-like domain-containing protein produces MDRPIVITGLGAICALGKDPGAILDALYAGRSAIGPMMEWASADTPPPLAACIPDLAPRELVSDRKLHKLIRRTDLLGLYAAERAIAAAGIAATRETLEAAAIEAFNDRTGIYDASGGGNYQDSYEFFPLMSAARGELRVYGEELTSQVDPMFLLKSLPNNVLCHLGIRQGFKGPNCCFVNQSSSGPLVIGQALDTLRDGEADRVVVVAHDAPVEPQSIVYYSSLGLLSLTSLKPFDERHDGTVLGEGAAAMMLETRESAAGRDAPVLGEVLSVACTSEAGGLLPLRRDGDGLARAIEAALDSARLERSEIGAIVAHGNGTPASDDSEAAAIKRVFGSSVPPITSFKWGIGHLLAGAGMIEAVLALKSLAHGTVPGIATFESPAAASAGLPVSRDAQTPRSPIGLVLCRGFGSFSTALIVRAGGSSR; encoded by the coding sequence ATGGATCGACCAATTGTCATCACCGGGCTTGGCGCGATCTGCGCGCTCGGCAAGGATCCCGGCGCTATCCTCGATGCACTGTACGCGGGACGTTCGGCAATCGGCCCCATGATGGAATGGGCTTCAGCTGACACGCCGCCGCCGCTGGCCGCCTGCATCCCGGACCTCGCGCCGCGCGAGCTGGTCAGCGATCGCAAGCTGCACAAGTTGATCCGGCGCACCGATTTGTTGGGTCTGTATGCCGCGGAGCGCGCGATCGCCGCGGCTGGTATCGCAGCTACGCGCGAGACGCTTGAAGCTGCGGCGATCGAGGCCTTCAACGATCGCACCGGGATCTACGACGCATCCGGCGGCGGCAATTACCAGGACTCATACGAATTCTTTCCGCTGATGAGCGCGGCGCGGGGCGAGCTGCGCGTCTATGGCGAGGAACTGACTTCGCAGGTCGACCCGATGTTCCTTTTGAAGTCGCTGCCCAACAACGTGCTGTGTCATCTCGGCATCCGCCAGGGCTTCAAGGGACCGAACTGCTGTTTCGTCAATCAAAGCTCGAGCGGTCCGCTGGTGATCGGGCAGGCGCTCGACACGCTCCGCGATGGCGAGGCCGATCGCGTCGTGGTCGTTGCCCACGATGCTCCCGTCGAGCCGCAATCGATAGTCTATTACTCGTCGCTCGGTTTGCTCTCTCTCACATCGCTCAAGCCCTTCGACGAGCGTCATGACGGCACGGTGCTCGGCGAGGGCGCGGCCGCGATGATGCTCGAAACGCGGGAATCTGCCGCCGGCCGCGATGCACCGGTTCTCGGCGAAGTTCTGTCTGTCGCCTGCACCTCGGAAGCCGGCGGACTGCTGCCGCTGCGGCGCGACGGCGACGGGCTCGCGCGTGCGATCGAAGCTGCACTCGATTCGGCTCGCCTCGAGCGCTCCGAGATCGGCGCGATCGTCGCGCACGGAAACGGCACGCCGGCCTCCGACGACTCCGAGGCCGCCGCGATAAAACGCGTCTTCGGTTCGTCGGTCCCGCCGATTACTTCCTTCAAGTGGGGGATCGGTCATCTGCTCGCGGGTGCCGGCATGATCGAGGCGGTGCTCGCGCTTAAAAGTCTCGCCCACGGAACCGTCCCCGGTATCGCGACCTTCGAGAGTCCCGCCGCCGCCAGTGCCGGCCTGCCAGTTTCGCGCGATGCGCAGACTCCGCGCAGTCCGATCGGGCTTGTCCTGTGCCGTGGCTTCGGCTCTTTCAGCACCGCGCTCATCGTTCGCGCTGGTGGCTCGAGCCGCTGA
- a CDS encoding 3-oxoacyl-ACP reductase family protein, with protein sequence MLGDSGLAGKSVIVSGGSRGIGRAIVEAFAAERAHVTFLYREDRASALAVVESARTQNLEVTAEQIDVRDAPACAELVDKVLERFGWIDVLVNNAGIVRDNLLPMLEDDDINAVLQTNVGGTFNLTRAALPPMISRRAGKIINISSVAARKGGRGQTNYAASKGAINSLTRALAVELAPRGINVNAVAPGVIETDMSARVVSQAQDEVMSRILLRRLGTPADVAAAVVFLASRFADYITGEILHVDGGFKME encoded by the coding sequence ATGCTGGGTGATTCAGGCCTCGCCGGCAAATCGGTGATCGTCAGCGGCGGCAGCCGCGGTATCGGCCGCGCGATCGTCGAGGCGTTCGCTGCCGAGCGGGCCCACGTCACCTTCCTCTATCGCGAGGATCGAGCCTCCGCGCTCGCCGTCGTCGAGAGTGCGCGCACTCAGAACCTCGAAGTTACGGCGGAGCAAATCGATGTGCGCGACGCGCCGGCGTGCGCCGAGCTGGTCGATAAAGTGCTCGAGCGTTTCGGCTGGATCGATGTCCTCGTCAACAACGCGGGTATCGTGCGTGACAACCTGTTACCGATGCTCGAAGACGACGACATCAACGCAGTTCTCCAGACCAACGTCGGCGGGACTTTCAACCTGACCCGCGCCGCGCTGCCCCCGATGATCTCGCGCCGCGCCGGCAAGATCATAAACATCAGCTCGGTGGCCGCCAGAAAGGGCGGCCGCGGCCAAACCAACTATGCCGCGAGCAAGGGCGCGATTAACTCCCTCACCCGCGCGCTCGCCGTCGAGCTCGCCCCGCGCGGCATCAACGTCAACGCGGTCGCGCCCGGCGTTATCGAAACCGACATGTCGGCGCGCGTCGTATCTCAGGCCCAGGACGAAGTTATGAGCCGCATCCTGCTGCGCCGGCTCGGCACACCCGCCGACGTTGCCGCTGCGGTCGTGTTTCTCGCCTCGCGCTTTGCGGATTACATTACCGGCGAGATTCTGCACGTCGACGGCGGATTCAAGATGGAGTGA
- the lptF gene encoding LPS export ABC transporter permease LptF produces the protein MIVRSKILDRYVAREVAVPIAISLGVITLVLVVARLLKLIDLIVNQGVAATEVLALLGYLMPSLIALSLPMAVLLGTMLGIGRLSGDQEIIAARACGVSFGRIALPVIVVAAAIYPIEMLTAMKIAPAANVKLRGELVDLMHTRATAGLPEKVFNRNFDGMVVYFDRAEPPGTKLVNVLISDNRNPSARSIIFARSGLLVPHPGDLAVTMRLRDGWIYGGDKSRDARHVVQFDTYDIAMTPKEGLRYAQPLPLELTTVALWHQIKRARHAGHPDIPAEIEMAHRWTIPIAIFPFALLGMTLGLTPVRGGRSERFAFALMLFFVYYVLMRAGEAFAQAHVIETYVGASVPDLLFIAIAIAPFRRTVLDRGEHGESISYRLRRWMDGLLPGAGAAS, from the coding sequence GTGATAGTTCGCTCGAAAATCCTCGATCGCTATGTCGCGCGCGAAGTTGCCGTGCCGATCGCGATAAGCCTCGGCGTCATAACGCTGGTGCTGGTGGTCGCGCGATTGCTCAAGCTGATCGACCTGATCGTCAACCAGGGCGTGGCCGCGACCGAGGTGCTCGCGCTGCTCGGATACCTGATGCCCAGCCTGATCGCGCTGAGCCTGCCGATGGCGGTGCTGCTCGGCACGATGCTCGGTATCGGGCGGCTCTCGGGCGACCAGGAAATCATCGCGGCGCGCGCGTGCGGCGTCAGCTTCGGGCGCATCGCGCTGCCGGTAATCGTGGTCGCCGCGGCGATCTATCCAATCGAGATGCTGACGGCGATGAAGATCGCGCCGGCCGCGAACGTGAAGCTGCGCGGCGAGCTCGTCGACCTGATGCATACGCGGGCGACGGCCGGGCTGCCGGAGAAGGTGTTCAATCGCAACTTCGACGGCATGGTGGTGTACTTCGATCGCGCCGAACCGCCCGGCACCAAGCTGGTCAATGTACTGATCTCCGACAATCGCAATCCTTCCGCGCGCTCGATCATATTCGCCCGCAGCGGTCTGCTTGTGCCGCATCCGGGCGACCTCGCGGTTACGATGCGTTTGCGCGACGGATGGATCTACGGCGGCGACAAGTCGCGCGACGCGCGCCACGTCGTGCAGTTCGATACTTACGATATTGCGATGACGCCCAAGGAAGGCCTCAGGTACGCGCAGCCGCTGCCGCTGGAACTGACGACCGTGGCGTTGTGGCATCAAATCAAGCGCGCGCGCCACGCCGGCCATCCGGACATTCCCGCAGAGATCGAGATGGCGCATCGATGGACGATTCCGATCGCGATCTTTCCGTTTGCGCTTCTCGGCATGACACTCGGACTCACTCCCGTTCGCGGCGGCCGTTCGGAAAGATTCGCTTTCGCCCTGATGCTGTTCTTCGTGTACTACGTGCTGATGCGCGCGGGTGAGGCGTTTGCGCAGGCGCATGTGATCGAGACTTACGTGGGAGCCAGCGTGCCTGACCTGCTCTTCATCGCGATCGCGATTGCTCCATTTCGCCGCACCGTTCTCGATCGCGGTGAGCATGGCGAATCGATCTCCTACCGGCTGCGGCGCTGGATGGATGGGCTGCTGCCGGGCGCCGGAGCCGCGAGTTGA
- a CDS encoding beta-ketoacyl-[acyl-carrier-protein] synthase family protein, whose amino-acid sequence MAVTSNPRRRVAITGIGLVTPLGNDLNSTWSALIAGRSGLSSITNFDACGFPVRIAAEVKDFDPAARISDRKMLKFANRLNQFALAAAEEAILDAGVAPRLETAARWGCIVGAGMMGIGYAELSRLQARFAPAGEFDPRAMIAAGTEAADPVVFCRSQTNAGIALLARRFGIEGYCNSVHTACASGGQAVGAALKLIRRGRADFALAGGFDSMIHPEGVASFCLLGALSADNDSPERASRPFDRTRNGFVLGEGAGFLVLEEMESARRRGARIYAELAGEGNSLSCYRITDSHPSGDGAIQAMRRALADANLEPRGVGYINAHGTSTLMNDRSECAAIKAVFGAAKDRVRVSSTKSMMGHLIAGAGAVEAAICALAIRHATMPMNANLGDDDPECDLNFVRERALAAPIEAALSNSFGFGGSNSCLALRRVAADS is encoded by the coding sequence ATGGCTGTGACCAGTAACCCGCGCCGCCGCGTCGCAATCACCGGGATCGGGCTCGTCACGCCCCTCGGCAACGATCTTAACTCGACCTGGTCGGCACTTATCGCCGGGCGCAGCGGGCTCTCGAGCATCACCAACTTCGATGCTTGCGGCTTTCCGGTGCGAATCGCCGCCGAGGTCAAGGATTTCGATCCCGCCGCGCGCATCAGCGATCGCAAGATGCTGAAGTTCGCCAATCGCCTCAATCAATTCGCGCTCGCCGCCGCGGAAGAAGCCATCCTCGACGCCGGGGTCGCGCCGCGTCTGGAAACCGCGGCGCGCTGGGGATGTATCGTGGGCGCGGGCATGATGGGCATCGGTTATGCCGAACTGTCGCGCCTCCAGGCGCGCTTCGCGCCCGCGGGCGAGTTCGATCCGCGGGCGATGATCGCCGCGGGAACCGAAGCCGCCGACCCTGTCGTCTTCTGCCGCAGCCAGACCAACGCCGGTATCGCGCTTTTGGCGCGGCGCTTCGGCATCGAGGGCTACTGCAACTCTGTTCACACCGCCTGCGCTTCAGGTGGACAGGCGGTGGGCGCGGCGCTCAAGCTGATCCGCCGCGGACGTGCCGACTTCGCGCTCGCCGGTGGGTTCGATTCGATGATCCATCCCGAGGGCGTCGCCTCGTTCTGCCTGCTCGGCGCGCTCTCTGCCGACAACGATTCCCCCGAGCGTGCCAGCCGCCCATTCGATCGCACGCGCAACGGCTTCGTGCTGGGCGAGGGCGCGGGTTTCCTCGTGCTCGAAGAGATGGAGTCGGCGCGCCGGCGCGGCGCGCGAATCTACGCCGAGCTCGCCGGCGAGGGCAATTCGCTCAGCTGCTATCGAATCACCGATTCGCATCCTTCGGGCGATGGCGCGATCCAGGCGATGCGCCGCGCGCTCGCCGACGCCAATCTCGAGCCGCGCGGCGTCGGCTACATCAACGCGCACGGCACTTCGACGCTGATGAACGATCGCAGCGAATGCGCCGCGATCAAGGCGGTCTTCGGCGCCGCCAAAGATCGCGTCCGCGTCAGCTCGACCAAGAGCATGATGGGCCATCTGATTGCCGGCGCCGGCGCGGTCGAAGCCGCCATCTGCGCGCTCGCGATTCGTCACGCTACGATGCCGATGAACGCCAATCTCGGCGACGACGATCCTGAGTGCGATCTCAACTTCGTTCGCGAGCGCGCGCTCGCGGCGCCGATCGAAGCCGCGCTCTCGAATTCGTTTGGCTTCGGCGGCTCGAACAGTTGCCTCGCCTTGCGCCGCGTTGCGGCTGATTCGTAA
- the fabL gene encoding enoyl-[acyl-carrier-protein] reductase FabL, with protein sequence MVSNGTKTTAKMPLAGKIALVTGASRGIGRAIALKLAGSGCDVAANYFNAHDEAESLCAEVSAMGRRALALQGNVADPESVREVFEELGRTFDRLDLLVSNAASGVLRPLESASLKHWRYCMETNAFALVTLMQRAAQMMPRGGRAIAISSLGASRALPDYGLIGASKAALEAVVRSLACELAPRGINVNAISSGLVDTDALQAFPHRKQMLAQFKRRSPKGRAMRAAEVADAVYLLCLPEAAMINGQTIVVDGGFSIAG encoded by the coding sequence ATGGTTAGCAATGGCACGAAGACCACCGCCAAGATGCCGCTGGCGGGCAAGATTGCGCTGGTCACAGGGGCATCGCGCGGAATCGGGCGCGCGATCGCGCTCAAGCTCGCAGGCAGCGGATGCGACGTCGCGGCCAACTACTTCAACGCGCACGACGAGGCGGAGTCGCTGTGCGCCGAAGTTTCCGCGATGGGCCGCCGCGCCCTCGCGCTCCAGGGCAATGTCGCCGACCCCGAGAGCGTGCGCGAGGTATTCGAGGAGCTGGGCCGCACCTTCGATCGGCTCGACCTCCTCGTGAGCAACGCGGCGAGCGGCGTGCTGAGGCCGCTTGAGTCCGCGTCGCTCAAACATTGGCGCTACTGCATGGAAACCAACGCCTTCGCGCTGGTGACGTTGATGCAGCGGGCGGCGCAGATGATGCCGCGGGGCGGACGCGCGATCGCTATCTCGAGCCTCGGCGCCAGCCGCGCTCTTCCCGACTACGGCCTGATCGGCGCGTCCAAGGCGGCTCTGGAAGCCGTCGTGCGCTCACTCGCCTGCGAGCTCGCCCCGCGCGGCATCAACGTTAACGCCATCAGCAGCGGTCTGGTCGATACCGACGCGCTGCAGGCCTTCCCGCATCGCAAGCAGATGCTCGCGCAGTTCAAACGCCGCTCGCCCAAGGGCCGCGCGATGCGCGCGGCGGAGGTCGCCGACGCGGTCTACCTTTTGTGCCTGCCCGAAGCCGCGATGATCAATGGACAGACCATCGTCGTCGATGGCGGATTCTCGATCGCGGGATAA
- a CDS encoding LptF/LptG family permease — protein MRRIAPPTAFGLVFRGLLEPFMLVVAAFTLVHLLADAADQFNNITANSAALAGIEYLGLRIPFIVTKLMPVSLLAGVMFGFAMMNRTGEVIAMQALGISRLQIAIPLVLIAIGATIFDFAVSETIVPATNRCAEQVLTRRIRAHDRRHVGGESWFRTRNAFIVAEDYNSARKELSDLTIFRFDGSSELRAVTLVDSATWTGRKWRFENVHSIAIGDLGNPGWHRTDQDMNFDLLPSDLENPQKVSPDDFSLAELSQFIRGLRRVGLNAQRYVADRDLKYAMPVSCLILAAIGFALSLDPLPRQAGLARNIGYALAAGFGYWLVLGFTMSFGKSGILPPWPAAWLPNILFGSIAISIFLMGEEK, from the coding sequence ATGAGGCGAATCGCACCGCCAACCGCCTTCGGGCTCGTGTTCCGCGGATTGCTCGAGCCGTTTATGCTCGTGGTGGCGGCCTTCACCCTCGTGCATCTGCTCGCCGACGCGGCCGATCAGTTCAATAACATCACCGCGAACTCCGCCGCGCTGGCCGGAATTGAGTATCTCGGCCTGCGCATCCCTTTCATCGTGACCAAGCTCATGCCGGTGTCATTGCTGGCCGGGGTGATGTTCGGCTTTGCGATGATGAATCGGACCGGCGAAGTAATCGCGATGCAGGCCCTCGGCATCAGCCGGCTCCAGATCGCGATCCCGCTCGTACTCATCGCGATCGGCGCGACCATATTCGACTTTGCGGTTTCGGAAACGATCGTGCCGGCGACCAATCGCTGCGCCGAACAGGTCTTGACCAGGAGGATTCGTGCTCACGACCGGCGTCACGTCGGCGGCGAAAGCTGGTTCCGCACCCGCAATGCATTTATCGTGGCCGAGGACTACAATTCGGCGCGCAAGGAACTCAGCGATCTGACTATATTTCGATTTGACGGTTCGTCGGAACTGCGCGCCGTGACCCTCGTTGATAGTGCTACCTGGACCGGCCGGAAATGGCGCTTCGAGAACGTTCACTCCATCGCCATCGGTGATCTCGGTAACCCCGGTTGGCATCGCACCGATCAGGACATGAATTTCGACCTCCTGCCGTCTGACCTTGAAAATCCCCAGAAGGTGAGTCCCGACGACTTCAGTCTCGCGGAGCTGAGTCAATTCATTCGCGGTTTGCGGCGCGTCGGGCTGAACGCGCAGCGCTATGTTGCGGACCGCGACCTGAAATATGCGATGCCGGTATCGTGCCTGATACTGGCGGCCATCGGTTTCGCGCTCAGTCTTGATCCGTTGCCGCGCCAGGCGGGCCTCGCGCGCAATATCGGGTACGCCCTCGCCGCCGGGTTTGGCTATTGGCTGGTGCTCGGGTTCACGATGTCGTTTGGCAAGTCCGGTATCCTGCCGCCCTGGCCCGCGGCATGGTTGCCGAATATCCTGTTCGGCTCGATTGCTATTTCGATATTCCTGATGGGCGAAGAAAAGTAA
- a CDS encoding 4'-phosphopantetheinyl transferase superfamily protein — protein sequence MPQNASRLRCGIDTVQLARMERLLAETPPADRIDVFCDEELREAGTGASATASLAARFAAKEACLKLLPRETALGAIEPRDFAICRNGYGEPAVTPSLRAQQILDQYRLGPIAVSLTHDSDSACAVAIATPRETRVTALDRAAYNLFPVRRGTALRNLRRAFADRVDEEEIQRLARASYGHLARSIAEVLVATVVPGAHRRARVRIENPDSPLRAKDIGRGLLFLTGHFGNWEYVLPAAIEQFPEWRGRFHFLRKRLPGFLDGFVTRRFTRAGLGVIPTRGGLDTVLDRLAARDAVVFVFDQHAGGRDGITVDFMGHPASTFRSLATIALSTGAPVIPGSSYREPDGTHVLHFEDPLETIDTGNADADLRANTQMYNAALERMIYRHPEQWFWLHRRWKDARGRVV from the coding sequence ATGCCTCAAAACGCTTCGCGTCTCCGATGCGGGATCGATACGGTGCAGCTCGCACGTATGGAGCGCCTGCTGGCCGAAACGCCGCCCGCGGACCGCATCGACGTTTTCTGCGACGAGGAGTTGCGCGAGGCCGGCACCGGCGCATCCGCGACTGCGTCGCTGGCGGCGCGCTTCGCCGCCAAGGAAGCCTGCCTGAAGCTGCTGCCGCGCGAGACTGCGCTCGGCGCAATCGAGCCGCGCGACTTTGCTATCTGTCGCAACGGTTACGGTGAACCTGCCGTCACGCCGAGCCTGCGCGCGCAGCAGATCCTCGACCAATATCGCCTTGGACCGATCGCGGTGTCGCTCACCCATGACTCGGACAGCGCTTGTGCGGTTGCGATCGCGACGCCGCGCGAGACGCGAGTCACCGCCCTCGATCGCGCCGCGTACAACCTCTTTCCGGTTCGGCGCGGCACCGCACTAAGGAATCTGCGGCGCGCTTTTGCAGATCGAGTTGACGAGGAGGAAATTCAGCGCCTGGCGCGCGCCTCCTACGGACATCTGGCCAGATCGATCGCCGAAGTCCTGGTGGCAACGGTCGTTCCGGGCGCGCACCGCCGCGCCAGGGTCCGTATCGAGAACCCTGACTCGCCGCTGCGGGCCAAGGATATCGGCCGCGGACTGCTTTTTTTAACCGGCCACTTCGGCAACTGGGAGTACGTGTTGCCGGCCGCGATTGAGCAATTTCCCGAATGGCGCGGGCGCTTTCATTTTTTGCGCAAACGGCTGCCCGGTTTTCTCGATGGCTTCGTCACCCGGCGCTTTACGCGCGCTGGCCTCGGCGTGATCCCGACTCGCGGCGGACTCGACACCGTGCTCGACCGCCTCGCCGCGCGCGACGCCGTCGTGTTCGTCTTCGACCAGCACGCCGGCGGCCGCGACGGAATCACGGTCGATTTCATGGGCCATCCCGCATCGACCTTTCGCAGCCTCGCCACCATCGCGCTCTCAACCGGTGCCCCCGTCATCCCCGGCTCGAGCTATCGCGAGCCCGACGGCACTCATGTTCTTCACTTCGAGGATCCCCTCGAAACTATCGATACGGGGAATGCCGACGCCGATCTGCGGGCGAACACGCAGATGTATAACGCGGCGCTCGAGCGCATGATCTATCGGCATCCCGAGCAATGGTTCTGGCTGCATCGCCGATGGAAAGACGCGCGGGGCCGCGTCGTCTGA
- a CDS encoding phosphopantetheine-binding protein produces the protein MSSAPLITHDEVSAVYPKVASAIADALAREVDECQLGSRIIDDLGAESIDLLDIVFRLERGFKIKIPRNRIASDARGDLPESEFEHKGVVTAAGRQRLQEYLSEVPPESFPATLRVDDIPRLFTVETFCKVVARALAEQAATA, from the coding sequence ATGTCATCAGCCCCCCTAATTACCCACGACGAAGTTTCAGCCGTCTATCCCAAGGTCGCCAGCGCCATCGCCGACGCGCTCGCGCGCGAAGTTGACGAATGCCAGCTGGGAAGCCGCATCATCGACGACCTCGGCGCCGAATCGATCGATCTGCTCGATATCGTCTTCCGCCTCGAGCGCGGCTTCAAGATCAAGATTCCGCGCAATCGAATCGCCAGCGACGCGCGCGGCGATTTGCCCGAATCGGAATTCGAGCACAAAGGTGTCGTCACCGCGGCCGGCCGCCAGCGCCTCCAGGAGTATCTGAGCGAAGTTCCACCCGAGAGTTTTCCCGCGACGTTGCGGGTCGATGACATCCCGCGGCTCTTCACCGTCGAAACTTTCTGCAAGGTCGTCGCACGCGCTCTGGCTGAGCAGGCCGCAACCGCCTGA
- a CDS encoding DUF374 domain-containing protein yields the protein MLEKILLPIAIVPLRLIVRTWRLDPPSTESQAEVINCPRVVLFTYHGMFLQLLAYAHLVNNAGRRLVVMLTPSLDGRLLAAMLSHFDIDSVMASPGDRDVRGALEFTRRIEAGDLGLIAVDGPRGPACVAQPRALELARTADAQIYLTITSAGRGIRFGSWDCSYLPLPFARTALHIEKFPASAGSEALQAAMLRSARDLQSPVVAAAFDRT from the coding sequence GTGCTGGAAAAAATTCTGCTGCCGATCGCGATCGTGCCGCTGCGCCTGATCGTACGAACGTGGAGGCTCGATCCGCCGAGCACGGAGAGCCAGGCCGAGGTGATCAACTGTCCGCGCGTCGTGCTTTTCACCTATCACGGGATGTTTCTGCAGCTTCTCGCCTACGCGCATCTGGTCAACAACGCCGGCCGCCGCCTGGTGGTGATGCTGACGCCGAGCCTCGACGGACGCCTGCTCGCGGCGATGCTGAGTCACTTCGATATCGATTCGGTCATGGCCTCGCCGGGTGATCGCGATGTGCGCGGCGCGCTGGAATTCACGCGGCGTATCGAGGCCGGCGATCTGGGTCTGATAGCGGTTGACGGACCGCGCGGCCCCGCGTGTGTTGCGCAGCCGCGCGCGCTCGAGCTCGCCCGCACGGCGGACGCGCAGATCTACCTGACGATTACTTCGGCAGGGCGCGGAATTCGATTCGGTTCCTGGGATTGCTCCTACTTGCCGCTGCCGTTCGCCAGGACGGCGCTGCATATCGAGAAATTTCCCGCGAGCGCCGGATCCGAGGCGCTGCAAGCCGCGATGCTCCGGTCGGCGCGCGATCTTCAGAGCCCTGTTGTAGCCGCGGCATTCGACCGCACATGA